A single Candidatus Neomarinimicrobiota bacterium DNA region contains:
- a CDS encoding methyltransferase MtaB domain-containing protein, which translates to MSDTISLGELAISSQSDLIFGKSPKQVQCGRGVEIGAGLVLPEINFTLPPLIIDEGSWTTVQEHYAEMIAGVCQRAVDLQALSLVVEFELLPPMTLRPEWGAEITGQLTEALDDFHKKYGLRSALRATPVDVRDNQRPPRMRSGELLEHTLRSCELCARAGADLLSIESTGGKELHDKALVQADLAGIAFALGVLAVRDMDFLWAQMVEIARRAGILPAGDTACAFANTAMILAGKGMIPKTLAAVVRVASVVRSLGAYRQGAVGPSKDCAYEGPYLKAMVGIPISMEGKSSACAHLSSVGNIASACCDLWSNESVQNVRLLSTEAPTVSMEQLIYDCRLMNAALADGVPAARQFQRWLVESDARYDPQAYVLRPDCVLEISKALIEESQPLGMVLRAMDLTLKVLRRAQNEGALQMAEVEMSWLNRLSRQLESIPSDVDELWHYVKSQYGEQCVVWEDYQLE; encoded by the coding sequence ATGTCTGATACCATTTCACTAGGTGAGCTGGCCATATCCAGCCAGTCTGATCTGATCTTTGGCAAGTCTCCTAAGCAGGTGCAGTGTGGACGGGGAGTAGAGATCGGGGCGGGATTGGTGCTGCCCGAAATCAACTTCACGCTCCCCCCGCTGATCATCGATGAGGGTAGCTGGACTACGGTGCAAGAACACTATGCGGAGATGATTGCGGGAGTGTGTCAACGGGCGGTCGATTTGCAGGCCCTGTCGCTGGTGGTGGAGTTTGAGCTTTTACCGCCCATGACCCTGCGACCGGAATGGGGAGCGGAGATCACCGGACAGCTCACTGAAGCTCTCGATGATTTTCATAAGAAGTATGGCCTCCGTTCAGCCCTGCGGGCTACGCCGGTGGATGTGCGGGATAACCAGCGGCCTCCCCGGATGCGTTCGGGTGAATTGCTCGAGCACACCTTGCGGTCATGCGAGCTGTGTGCCAGGGCGGGCGCTGATCTTCTCTCTATCGAGTCTACCGGGGGGAAGGAGCTTCATGACAAGGCCCTGGTGCAGGCGGATCTGGCGGGTATTGCCTTTGCGCTTGGGGTTCTGGCCGTGCGCGATATGGATTTCCTGTGGGCGCAGATGGTGGAGATTGCTCGTCGAGCCGGGATCCTTCCGGCTGGAGATACGGCCTGCGCCTTCGCCAATACGGCCATGATCTTGGCGGGCAAGGGTATGATCCCAAAGACACTGGCAGCGGTGGTACGAGTTGCATCGGTTGTCCGAAGCCTGGGAGCCTATCGGCAGGGTGCGGTAGGTCCCAGTAAGGACTGTGCCTACGAGGGGCCTTATCTTAAGGCGATGGTAGGGATTCCCATTTCCATGGAGGGCAAGTCCAGTGCCTGCGCCCATTTGAGTAGCGTGGGCAATATCGCGAGCGCCTGTTGCGATCTCTGGAGCAATGAATCGGTGCAGAATGTGCGGCTTCTCAGCACTGAAGCCCCTACGGTGTCTATGGAGCAGCTGATTTACGATTGCCGTCTGATGAACGCTGCTCTGGCTGATGGAGTCCCTGCCGCCCGGCAGTTTCAGCGCTGGCTGGTCGAAAGTGACGCCCGCTACGATCCCCAGGCCTATGTTTTGCGCCCCGATTGCGTACTGGAGATATCAAAGGCTCTGATCGAGGAGAGCCAGCCCCTGGGGATGGTCCTGCGCGCGATGGACCTTACCTTAAAGGTGCTCCGACGGGCCCAGAATGAGGGCGCGCTCCAGATGGCTGAGGTTGAAATGAGCTGGCTCAATCGGTTATCAAGGCAGTTGGAGTCCATCCCCTCGGACGTGGATGAGCTCTGGCATTATGTGAAATCCCAATACGGGGAGCAGTGTGTAGTCTGGGAGGATTATCAACTTGAGTAA